In Streptomyces sp. NBC_00091, the following proteins share a genomic window:
- a CDS encoding HAD domain-containing protein — protein sequence MKPLLLIDVDGPLNPYAAQAQRRPEGYTTHRMRPTGWTAAESAKPLRVWLNPAHGAELLALADAYELVWATTWKDEANDWIGPHLGLPRLPFIDWPVMHGRAPRGTFWKTQYVLEYAGARPFAWIDDDITAMDREYVDQRHPAHALLMYVDERIGLTRPDFDALADWASGN from the coding sequence ATGAAGCCGCTGCTGCTGATCGACGTCGACGGACCGCTGAACCCCTACGCCGCCCAGGCCCAGCGCCGCCCCGAGGGCTACACGACCCACCGGATGCGGCCCACGGGCTGGACGGCGGCGGAGAGCGCCAAGCCGCTGAGAGTCTGGCTGAATCCCGCCCACGGCGCGGAGCTGCTCGCGCTGGCGGACGCGTACGAGCTCGTCTGGGCCACCACCTGGAAGGACGAGGCGAACGACTGGATAGGACCGCACCTGGGGCTGCCGCGGCTCCCGTTCATCGACTGGCCGGTGATGCACGGCCGGGCGCCGCGCGGCACCTTCTGGAAGACGCAGTACGTCCTCGAGTACGCGGGCGCGCGGCCCTTCGCCTGGATCGACGACGACATCACGGCCATGGACCGCGAGTACGTCGACCAGCGCCACCCGGCGCACGCCCTGCTGATGTACGTCGACGAGCGGATCGGCCTGACCCGGCCGGATTTCGACGCCCTGGCCGACTGGGCGAGCGGCAACTGA